TATGTTAAGGAACGGATGAAGAATATTGAAAAGCATTTTGCCGCCTTTCTTTAAACCAAGAATAGTTTTGTCTTTGTCCAGAATATAGGATAAAAGTAAACTTACTCCGGTCAGCGATCCAAAAATAATGCTGTTGTTAAAGGTCATTGATCATTAACCTCGACTAGTTTTTTAGTTATAATTTCGCTCAAATAGGACATGTAAGCGTTCCTATCGTCGATCTTATACCAGACATTCGTGTCCTGCTCAGCAGAAAAACCATCTTCAGTATATGTGCCTATCCACAACGAAGAATATGCAGCTCCATACCTTTGAGATAATTCTTTGTTTTCGGGTAGATCGAAGTTCACATGCTTGAACACAAGCTTGCCAGACTTAAGTTCATCTGAGAAATAAGTATTCACCGTCTCTTCAGCATAAGCTCCCACTGCTTGACAACTATAACATTGGTTTGTTCCATGGAAGTGAATAACTTCAATATGAGGCGATTCCTGCAAAGTTCTATCGACAACTTTCGTAGTCCCACTATCATTATTTCCAACGCATCCTGCTGAAAATAAAGTCAGGACGAGTAACACAAAAAGTAACTTATTCATCTGAACACCATATTAAATATATTTTTGTTGACTTTTTTTAATTAAAAAGAAAAAAAGGTTGGTATCAATTCGCAAACCAACCTTTTGTTCTCAGACAAAATTTTACCAGCATCAACATCACAGGCACCTCAATAAGTACACCTACTACAGTTGCAAGTGCTGCACCTGAGGATAGACCAAACAGGATTGTAGCAGTCGCAATTGCAACCTCAAAATGATTTGATGCGCCGATCATAGCCGAAGGAGCAGCATCTTCGTAGCTCAGATGCAGACCCTTAGAGAGCACATATCCCAACAGGAAGATGAATGTAGTCTGTATGAACAGAGGAATAGCTATCCAAAGAATCGTAAGAGGCTGTGAAATTATAGTTTCACCCTTGAAACTGAACAACAGGATAAGTGTGATCAACAAGGCTATAATGGTCACCGGAGTCAGAAAGTGTACAAAACTTGTGTTGAACCACGCTTCGCCTTTGCTCTTAATGATGAGCTTCCTAGAGATATATCCGGCAGCAAGTGGAAGTGCTACATATATCCCAATGGAAAGAGCCAATGCCTGCCAGGGAACCGGAAGTTTTCCTACTCCAAGCAGAAACCCTCCCAGAGGACCGTAAAAGAAGAGCATTGTAAGAGAGTTAATGGCGACCATCACAAGAGTATGGGCATCATTGCCCTTTGCAAGAAAACCCCAGACAAGTACCATCGCTGTACACGGAGCAATGCCCAAGAGGATACAACCGGCCAGATAACTGCGCCATAGGGGTATCTCAAGCATTTTTACACCATCTGACATCACAACAGTACCTTCACCATAGGTCGCACCTACTGGCAGATCAAGACTAAAGGGCATTTTAACAAGGTCCATAGCCTCCGGTCCTATAAAACCCAGGAAAAGCGTGCCCAGGAAAAAGACTGAAATAGCATACATGGTAAAAGGTTTTATTGCCCAGTTGATGAACAATGTGAGGGCCACAGGTTTGATGTGCTTTCCTGCTTTAAGCACCTCTCCAAAATCTATCTTTACCATTATGGGATACATCATGAAGAACAGACATATGGCTATAGGTATCGAAACTACAGGGGCTTCACCAACATAAATGGATAGGCTGTCCAGATACAAAGCCACACCAGGAGCAAATCTTCCCAGTAGTATACCTGCGATGATACACAGAATGACCCATATAGTAAGGTATCTTTCAAAAACCCCCAGACCTTTGGGTTCTTTAGTAATACAAGCTTC
This DNA window, taken from Methanomethylovorans hollandica DSM 15978, encodes the following:
- a CDS encoding nitrophenyl compound nitroreductase subunit ArsF family protein, with the translated sequence MNKLLFVLLVLTLFSAGCVGNNDSGTTKVVDRTLQESPHIEVIHFHGTNQCYSCQAVGAYAEETVNTYFSDELKSGKLVFKHVNFDLPENKELSQRYGAAYSSLWIGTYTEDGFSAEQDTNVWYKIDDRNAYMSYLSEIITKKLVEVNDQ
- the arsB gene encoding ACR3 family arsenite efflux transporter, producing MVTEACITKEPKGLGVFERYLTIWVILCIIAGILLGRFAPGVALYLDSLSIYVGEAPVVSIPIAICLFFMMYPIMVKIDFGEVLKAGKHIKPVALTLFINWAIKPFTMYAISVFFLGTLFLGFIGPEAMDLVKMPFSLDLPVGATYGEGTVVMSDGVKMLEIPLWRSYLAGCILLGIAPCTAMVLVWGFLAKGNDAHTLVMVAINSLTMLFFYGPLGGFLLGVGKLPVPWQALALSIGIYVALPLAAGYISRKLIIKSKGEAWFNTSFVHFLTPVTIIALLITLILLFSFKGETIISQPLTILWIAIPLFIQTTFIFLLGYVLSKGLHLSYEDAAPSAMIGASNHFEVAIATATILFGLSSGAALATVVGVLIEVPVMLMLVKFCLRTKGWFAN